One Phenylobacterium hankyongense DNA segment encodes these proteins:
- a CDS encoding TMEM165/GDT1 family protein codes for MILEPMLVSAGVVAVAEIGDKTQLLAIVLAAKFRKPVPIILGILAATVLNHAAAATLGYFISRWLTGQVFQTVVGVAFIAMAAWALVPDKEDEGAADKSHGGVFLTTLVSFFFVEIGDKTQIATSLLAARFHDIALVTLGTTLGMMAANVPAVLLGEAATKIVPLNVVRMIAAGVFALIGAWVLLSAFHLV; via the coding sequence ATGATCCTCGAACCGATGCTGGTGTCCGCAGGCGTGGTCGCCGTGGCGGAGATCGGCGACAAGACCCAGCTGCTGGCGATTGTGCTGGCGGCGAAGTTCCGCAAGCCCGTCCCGATCATCCTCGGCATCCTGGCGGCCACCGTGCTCAACCACGCCGCCGCCGCCACGCTCGGCTACTTCATCTCCCGCTGGCTGACCGGCCAGGTCTTCCAGACCGTGGTCGGCGTGGCCTTCATCGCCATGGCCGCCTGGGCGCTGGTGCCCGACAAGGAGGACGAGGGCGCGGCCGACAAGAGCCACGGCGGGGTGTTCCTGACCACCCTGGTGTCGTTCTTCTTCGTGGAGATCGGCGACAAGACCCAGATCGCCACCTCGCTGCTGGCGGCCCGCTTTCACGACATCGCCCTGGTCACGCTGGGCACCACGCTGGGGATGATGGCCGCCAACGTGCCGGCGGTCCTGCTGGGCGAGGCGGCGACCAAGATCGTGCCGCTGAACGTGGTGCGGATGATCGCCGCCGGCGTCTTCGCCCTGATCGGCGCATGGGTGCTGCTGAGCGCCTTCCACCTCGTCTAG
- a CDS encoding peptide MFS transporter translates to MAATATTANRDDTWFVGHPKGLAFLAFTEAWERFSYYGMQTLLVLYMVHQLLLPGHIEHVAGFGLLRALLERGHVMSNQALASAVFGLYTGLVYLTPILGGLIADRVLGRTRTIIVGGSLMALGHFLMAFDVSFLLALVCLMFGAGCFKGNIATQVGALYRPEDNRRADAFQIFYLGINAGVIVSPFITGTLGEKVAWHYGFGAAGIGMLISLVIYLSGRKHLPPDPPLRAKAKADRPTMDRREWIVVALLVAMLPVLSASVVANQEIFNAYLIWAERSADLHLFGIPILTTWLVSVDSIVSVTCLIGMVVFWRLWAKRFPEPDELGKIAIGCLFSGAGAACLAIGSALASGPGEKVGFGWLLAFHLLNDIGFANVLPVGLALYARSAPRAIAATIVGLYYLHLFAGNLLVGWLGGLLEKIPAVQFWLIHAALVIGAGVVFFFIRLAFGRLLIAAPPAPDEANLVAADAVKAP, encoded by the coding sequence ATGGCTGCGACCGCAACGACGGCAAATCGGGACGATACCTGGTTCGTGGGCCACCCGAAGGGGCTGGCCTTCCTGGCGTTCACCGAGGCCTGGGAGCGGTTCTCCTACTACGGCATGCAGACGCTGCTGGTGCTCTACATGGTGCACCAGCTCCTGCTGCCCGGGCACATCGAGCACGTCGCCGGCTTCGGCCTGCTGCGGGCGCTGCTCGAGCGCGGCCATGTGATGAGCAACCAGGCGCTCGCCTCGGCGGTGTTCGGCCTCTACACCGGCCTCGTCTACCTGACCCCGATCCTCGGGGGTCTGATCGCCGATCGGGTGCTAGGGCGGACCCGCACGATCATCGTCGGCGGCAGCCTGATGGCGCTTGGCCACTTCCTGATGGCCTTCGACGTCTCCTTCCTGCTGGCGCTGGTCTGCCTGATGTTCGGCGCCGGCTGCTTCAAGGGCAACATCGCCACCCAGGTCGGCGCTCTCTATCGCCCGGAGGACAACCGCCGGGCCGACGCCTTTCAGATCTTCTACCTCGGCATCAACGCCGGCGTGATCGTCTCGCCGTTCATCACCGGCACGCTGGGCGAGAAGGTCGCCTGGCACTACGGCTTCGGCGCGGCCGGCATCGGCATGCTGATCTCGCTGGTCATCTATCTGTCCGGGCGCAAGCACCTGCCGCCCGACCCGCCGCTGCGGGCCAAGGCCAAGGCCGACCGGCCGACGATGGATCGCCGGGAATGGATCGTGGTGGCGCTGCTGGTGGCCATGCTGCCGGTGCTGTCCGCCTCCGTCGTCGCCAACCAGGAGATCTTCAACGCCTATCTGATCTGGGCGGAGCGGAGCGCCGACCTCCACCTGTTCGGGATACCGATCCTCACCACCTGGCTGGTGTCGGTGGATTCCATCGTCTCGGTGACCTGCCTCATCGGCATGGTGGTGTTCTGGCGGCTCTGGGCGAAGCGTTTCCCGGAGCCGGACGAGCTTGGGAAGATCGCCATCGGCTGCCTGTTCAGCGGGGCGGGCGCGGCGTGCCTGGCGATCGGCTCGGCGTTGGCGTCGGGCCCCGGCGAGAAGGTGGGCTTCGGCTGGCTGCTGGCCTTCCACCTGCTGAACGACATCGGGTTCGCCAACGTCCTGCCGGTAGGCCTGGCGCTCTATGCGCGCTCGGCGCCGCGGGCCATCGCGGCCACCATCGTCGGCCTCTATTACCTGCACCTCTTCGCCGGCAACCTGCTGGTCGGCTGGCTGGGCGGCCTGCTCGAGAAGATCCCGGCGGTGCAGTTCTGGCTGATCCATGCCGCCCTCGTGATCGGCGCGGGCGTGGTGTTCTTCTTCATCCGGTTGGCGTTCGGCCGGCTGCTGATCGCCGCGCCTCCGGCGCCTGACGAGGCGAACCTCGTCGCGGCCGATGCGGTGAAGGCGCCCTGA